In Jejubacter calystegiae, the following are encoded in one genomic region:
- the rsmE gene encoding 16S rRNA (uracil(1498)-N(3))-methyltransferase gives MRIPRIYHPEPLQIDTEIALSDDAAGHVGRVLRMGAGQALQLFDGSNQVFNATITEAGKKRVSVQVIDATTDDRESPLNLHLGQVMSRGEKMEFTIQKSIELGVNTITPLFSERCGVKLDEERLGKKLQQWRKIAIAACEQCGRNRLPEIRPAMTLEAWCVEPEEGLRLNLHPRASHSINTLPLPVQRLRLLIGPEGGLSADEIAMTARHGFTDILLGPRVLRTETTALTAITALQVRFGDLG, from the coding sequence ATGCGTATACCCCGCATTTATCATCCTGAGCCTCTTCAGATCGACACAGAAATTGCCCTCAGCGACGATGCCGCTGGCCACGTGGGCCGGGTACTGCGCATGGGAGCGGGCCAGGCGCTGCAGTTGTTCGACGGCAGCAACCAGGTTTTTAACGCCACTATCACCGAAGCAGGCAAAAAGCGGGTAAGCGTTCAGGTGATTGACGCCACGACTGACGATCGCGAATCGCCCCTGAATTTGCATCTGGGTCAGGTGATGTCCCGGGGCGAAAAGATGGAATTCACCATACAGAAATCCATCGAACTGGGAGTAAATACCATTACCCCCCTGTTTTCGGAGCGCTGCGGGGTTAAACTCGATGAAGAGAGACTCGGGAAAAAACTTCAGCAGTGGCGTAAGATCGCTATCGCCGCCTGTGAACAGTGCGGCCGTAACCGGCTACCGGAGATCCGGCCCGCCATGACGCTTGAAGCCTGGTGCGTAGAGCCGGAAGAGGGTCTGAGACTTAACCTTCACCCGCGCGCCAGCCACAGTATCAATACCCTTCCTCTGCCCGTACAGCGTCTGCGGTTGCTAATTGGCCCGGAGGGAGGGCTATCAGCGGATGAGATAGCCATGACCGCGCGCCACGGCTTTACCGACATTCTGCTGGGCCCACGCGTTTTGCGTACAGAGACTACAGCACTGACTGCCATAACCGCACTTCAGGTCCGGTTCGGCGACCTGGGCTAA
- a CDS encoding YqgE/AlgH family protein has protein sequence MNLQHHFLIAMPGLQDPMFKRAVVYICEHNDDGAMGIIINKPLENLNVGEVLEKLEIVPEPRDPAIRLDRPVFLGGPLAEDRGFILHSPPDMFTSSILISDATVITTSRDVLETLGTPKQPKQSLVALGYSSWEKGQLESEILDNAWLTAPADPALLFQTPIADRWRDAAKLIGVDIFTMPGVAGHA, from the coding sequence ATGAATTTACAGCACCACTTTCTTATTGCCATGCCTGGTCTGCAGGATCCCATGTTCAAACGTGCCGTGGTTTATATCTGCGAGCATAACGACGATGGGGCGATGGGCATTATTATCAATAAACCGCTGGAAAACCTGAACGTTGGGGAAGTTCTGGAAAAGCTGGAGATCGTGCCGGAACCGCGCGATCCGGCCATTCGTCTTGACCGCCCTGTGTTCCTTGGTGGCCCGCTGGCGGAGGATCGCGGCTTTATTCTGCACAGCCCGCCAGATATGTTCACCTCCAGCATTCTGATTAGCGACGCAACGGTTATCACCACTTCCCGTGACGTGCTGGAAACTCTGGGCACCCCGAAGCAGCCGAAGCAGTCGCTGGTTGCGCTGGGCTACTCCTCCTGGGAAAAAGGACAACTGGAAAGCGAGATTCTGGATAACGCCTGGCTGACGGCCCCGGCGGATCCCGCCCTGTTATTCCAGACCCCCATCGCCGATCGCTGGCGCGATGCGGCAAAGCTGATCGGCGTGGATATCTTCACCATGCCAGGCGTTGCGGGACACGCCTGA
- the gshB gene encoding glutathione synthase, translated as MIKLGIVMDPIATINIKKDTSFAMLLEAQRRGYELHYMEMNDLFLINGEARARTRKLSVEQNYEAWYQFGDEQEIGLGELDVILMRKDPPFDTEFIYATYALERAEEQGTLIVNKPQSLRDCNEKLYTAWFADLTPDTLVTRSLAQIKAFWQKHGDIILKPLDGMGGASIFRVKEGDPNLPVIVETLTEHGSRYCMAQNYLPAIKDGDKRVLVVDGEPVPYCLARIPQGGETRGNLAAGGRGEPRPLTESDWAIARRVAPELKAKGLIFVGLDIIGDRLTEINVTSPTCVREIEAEFPVSITGMLMDAIEKRLAK; from the coding sequence ATGATCAAGCTCGGCATCGTGATGGACCCCATCGCAACCATCAATATTAAGAAAGACACCAGCTTCGCTATGCTGCTGGAAGCCCAGCGCCGCGGCTATGAGCTGCACTATATGGAGATGAACGATCTCTTTCTGATCAATGGCGAAGCCCGCGCCCGTACCCGTAAGCTGAGCGTAGAGCAAAACTATGAGGCCTGGTATCAGTTTGGGGACGAGCAGGAGATTGGACTGGGCGAACTCGACGTGATCCTGATGCGTAAGGATCCGCCGTTCGACACCGAATTTATCTATGCCACCTACGCCCTGGAGCGCGCAGAAGAGCAGGGTACGCTCATCGTCAACAAGCCCCAGAGCCTGCGCGACTGCAACGAAAAGCTCTACACCGCCTGGTTCGCCGACCTGACGCCAGATACCCTGGTGACCCGCAGCCTGGCACAGATTAAAGCTTTCTGGCAAAAACATGGCGATATCATCCTTAAGCCTCTGGACGGCATGGGAGGCGCTTCCATCTTCCGGGTTAAAGAGGGCGATCCTAACCTGCCGGTGATTGTGGAAACCCTGACCGAACACGGCAGCCGTTACTGCATGGCACAGAACTACCTGCCCGCAATTAAAGATGGCGATAAGCGCGTGCTGGTGGTGGATGGCGAGCCGGTGCCTTACTGCCTGGCCCGTATTCCCCAGGGCGGCGAAACCCGCGGCAATCTGGCCGCTGGTGGCCGCGGCGAACCGCGCCCGCTCACCGAAAGCGACTGGGCCATTGCCCGCCGCGTGGCGCCAGAACTAAAAGCAAAGGGGCTAATTTTCGTGGGCCTGGATATCATTGGCGATCGCCTGACTGAAATTAACGTCACCAGCCCGACCTGCGTGCGCGAAATCGAAGCCGAATTCCCTGTTTCCATTACCGGAATGTTAATGGACGCCATTGAAAAGCGTCTGGCAAAATAA
- the endA gene encoding deoxyribonuclease I has protein sequence MYRNIAFAAAAVALGTALWSGASQAAITSFTKAKAASVKLNADAPGTFYCGCKITWKGKKGEPDLASCGYQVRKNQNRASRIEWEHVMPAWEFGHQRQCWQNGGRKNCNKDPVYRKIETDLHNLQPAIGEVNGDRNNFQYSQWNGGEGQYGQCAMKVDFKGKRAEPPQQARGAIARTYFYMRDTYHMRLSRQQTRLFEAWDRLYPVTTWECERDARIARIQGNHNPWVLKACQRQNG, from the coding sequence ATGTATCGCAATATCGCTTTCGCGGCCGCCGCTGTCGCGCTCGGCACCGCCCTGTGGAGCGGCGCCAGCCAGGCGGCTATTACCAGTTTCACTAAGGCGAAAGCCGCCAGCGTAAAACTGAATGCTGACGCCCCCGGCACCTTCTATTGCGGGTGTAAAATCACCTGGAAAGGCAAAAAAGGCGAGCCGGATCTGGCCTCCTGCGGCTACCAGGTACGTAAGAATCAAAACCGCGCCTCACGCATTGAGTGGGAACACGTCATGCCCGCCTGGGAGTTCGGCCATCAGCGCCAGTGCTGGCAGAATGGCGGACGTAAGAACTGCAATAAAGACCCGGTGTACCGCAAGATAGAAACCGATCTGCATAACCTGCAGCCCGCCATCGGGGAAGTGAACGGCGATCGCAATAATTTCCAGTACAGTCAGTGGAATGGCGGCGAAGGCCAGTACGGCCAGTGCGCCATGAAAGTGGATTTTAAAGGTAAACGCGCTGAACCACCGCAGCAGGCTCGGGGCGCTATCGCCCGAACTTACTTCTATATGCGCGATACTTATCATATGCGCCTGTCGCGCCAGCAGACCCGGCTTTTCGAAGCCTGGGACAGGCTTTACCCCGTGACAACATGGGAGTGCGAGCGCGATGCGCGTATCGCCAGAATTCAGGGCAATCATAACCCCTGGGTGCTGAAAGCTTGCCAGCGGCAAAATGGCTAA
- a CDS encoding sugar porter family MFS transporter, translating to MPDNKKQRHSNKVMTFFVCFLAALAGLLFGLDIGVIAGALPFISQEFQITAHQQEWVVSSMMFGAAVGAVGSGWLSFRLGRKYSLMIGAVLFVIGSLASALAPNVEVLTVSRVLLGLAVGVASYTAPLYLSEIAPERIRGSMISMYQLMITIGILGAYLSDTAFSYSGEWRWMLGVITIPAALLLIGVFFLPDSPRWFAAKRRFHDAERVLTRLRDTGEEARRELDEIRESLKVKQSGWALFKENRNFRRAVFLGVLLQVMQQFTGMNVIMYYAPKIFELAGYSNTTEQMWGTVIVGLTNVLATFIAIGLVDRWGRKPTLILGFLVMAIGMGTLGTMMNVGIASPSAQYFAVAMLLMFIVGFAMSAGPLIWVLCSEIQPLKGRDFGITCSTATNWIANMIVGATFLTMLNSLGNANTFWVYAGLNLFFIILTLALVPETKHISLEHIERNLMKGRPLREIGASE from the coding sequence ATGCCTGACAATAAAAAACAGCGGCACTCAAACAAAGTCATGACATTCTTTGTTTGCTTCCTTGCCGCACTGGCAGGTTTGCTGTTCGGGCTTGATATCGGCGTTATCGCCGGCGCCCTGCCGTTTATCTCTCAGGAGTTCCAGATAACTGCACACCAGCAGGAGTGGGTGGTCAGTTCAATGATGTTTGGCGCGGCAGTCGGCGCCGTGGGCAGCGGCTGGCTCTCTTTCCGCCTTGGGCGCAAATATAGTCTGATGATCGGCGCCGTGCTGTTTGTTATCGGCTCTCTGGCTTCAGCGCTGGCGCCAAACGTAGAGGTGCTGACCGTCTCCCGCGTTCTGCTGGGGCTGGCGGTGGGCGTCGCATCCTATACCGCGCCGCTCTATCTGTCCGAAATCGCGCCGGAGCGTATTCGCGGCAGTATGATTTCCATGTACCAGTTGATGATCACTATCGGTATTCTGGGCGCCTATCTTTCCGATACCGCCTTTAGCTATTCCGGCGAATGGCGCTGGATGCTGGGCGTCATCACCATTCCGGCGGCGCTATTGCTGATAGGTGTCTTCTTTCTGCCGGATAGCCCGCGCTGGTTTGCCGCGAAGCGCCGCTTTCACGACGCCGAGCGGGTGCTGACCCGCCTGCGTGATACCGGCGAAGAGGCCAGACGCGAGCTGGATGAGATCCGTGAGAGTCTTAAGGTGAAACAGAGCGGCTGGGCGCTGTTTAAAGAGAATCGTAATTTCCGCCGCGCAGTGTTTCTGGGCGTACTGCTCCAGGTGATGCAGCAGTTCACCGGGATGAACGTCATTATGTATTACGCGCCGAAGATTTTTGAGCTGGCGGGCTACAGCAACACGACCGAACAGATGTGGGGCACCGTGATTGTCGGCCTGACCAACGTGCTGGCCACCTTTATCGCCATCGGTCTGGTGGATCGCTGGGGCCGTAAACCGACCCTGATTCTGGGCTTCCTGGTGATGGCTATCGGTATGGGAACCCTGGGTACCATGATGAATGTGGGTATCGCCTCACCGTCTGCCCAGTACTTTGCGGTTGCGATGCTACTGATGTTTATCGTCGGCTTCGCCATGAGTGCCGGTCCGCTGATCTGGGTGCTGTGCTCGGAGATCCAGCCGCTGAAGGGGCGCGATTTCGGTATTACCTGCTCCACCGCCACCAACTGGATCGCCAATATGATCGTCGGGGCCACCTTCCTGACCATGCTCAACAGCCTGGGCAACGCCAACACCTTCTGGGTCTACGCGGGTCTGAACCTGTTCTTTATTATCCTGACCCTGGCGCTGGTGCCTGAAACCAAGCATATCTCTCTGGAGCATATCGAGCGTAACCTGATGAAAGGCCGCCCGCTGCGTGAGATCGGCGCCAGCGAATAA
- a CDS encoding TolC family outer membrane protein — protein sequence MVVLVLVISLPGFAAPLPQWASGPGVARVSSVTLKESILFAFDRDPSVGEQAAQLGIGQAQIDEARSAWFPQVSLSGSAGHSESTDSSGSLNSSAVWGLTLTQLIYDFGKTNNAIDQRKNQRESYRYQLMSTLTSVAEETALAYAEVKRYDELNAAAEQHINALQDVLRMVSLRADAGLSSRSDALLAETRIAGMRSTQQQYRAALRSARARLGVLTGMEASQYSAMPTALAHDQTPLDNIQYSRIPSVLAAESLEVSSRYGISRAKSDRWPTVSLKGGRTRYQTDNRNYWDDQVQISVDAPLYQGGAVSARVRQAQGERQKALSKVNQAKFDVLQKASVALAEWQGAQGREQAGRQQLENALRTRQLYKSEYKLSHRSLSDLLSVEQDIWQASSSRITADYDGWAAAINYAAALDTLLPLAGIQKNTANQLPDLG from the coding sequence ATGGTTGTGCTGGTACTTGTGATTTCCCTTCCGGGTTTTGCCGCACCATTGCCGCAATGGGCCAGCGGCCCGGGCGTGGCCCGCGTCAGTTCAGTCACGTTAAAAGAGAGCATTCTGTTTGCGTTCGATCGCGACCCTTCGGTGGGCGAGCAGGCTGCGCAGTTGGGTATTGGTCAGGCACAGATTGATGAGGCGCGCAGCGCCTGGTTCCCTCAGGTTTCCCTGAGTGGCAGCGCCGGACACAGTGAAAGCACGGACTCCAGCGGTTCGCTCAACAGCTCTGCCGTCTGGGGGCTAACGCTGACTCAGCTGATCTACGACTTTGGCAAAACCAACAACGCCATCGATCAGCGGAAGAACCAGCGGGAAAGCTATCGCTACCAGTTAATGTCAACGCTAACCAGCGTGGCGGAAGAGACCGCGCTGGCCTATGCGGAGGTGAAGCGTTATGACGAGCTCAACGCGGCAGCGGAGCAGCATATCAATGCGTTGCAGGATGTTCTGCGTATGGTAAGCCTGCGCGCGGACGCCGGTCTGAGCTCTCGTTCAGACGCGTTACTGGCTGAAACCCGCATTGCCGGTATGCGCTCCACCCAACAGCAGTATCGCGCCGCGCTGCGTAGCGCCCGCGCCAGACTGGGGGTGCTGACGGGGATGGAAGCCAGCCAGTATTCCGCCATGCCGACAGCGCTGGCTCATGACCAGACCCCGCTTGATAACATCCAATACTCACGTATTCCTTCGGTACTGGCCGCAGAGTCTCTGGAAGTCTCTTCCCGCTATGGGATCAGCCGGGCGAAGTCCGATCGCTGGCCAACGGTCAGCCTGAAAGGCGGGCGCACCCGCTACCAGACCGATAACCGCAACTACTGGGACGACCAGGTACAAATAAGCGTTGATGCTCCACTGTATCAGGGTGGGGCCGTCTCAGCCCGGGTTCGTCAGGCACAAGGCGAGCGCCAGAAAGCGCTCTCTAAAGTGAATCAGGCGAAGTTCGACGTGCTGCAAAAAGCGTCGGTCGCGCTGGCGGAATGGCAGGGCGCTCAGGGCCGTGAACAGGCCGGGCGCCAGCAGTTGGAAAATGCGCTGCGCACCCGTCAACTCTATAAAAGCGAATATAAGCTTAGCCACCGCAGTCTTAGCGATCTGCTGAGCGTGGAACAGGATATCTGGCAGGCATCGTCTTCACGTATTACTGCCGATTATGACGGCTGGGCGGCGGCAATTAATTATGCTGCGGCGCTCGATACGCTTTTACCTTTAGCGGGAATTCAGAAGAACACAGCAAACCAGCTACCAGACTTAGGATAA
- a CDS encoding SprT family zinc-dependent metalloprotease: MKTPRLPIALQQAVMRCLREKLHLANQRLGRDYPEPRVLWNQRGTSAGTAWLEQYEIRLNPVLLMENQQAFIDEVVPHELAHLLVWKRFGRVAPHGKEWKWMMEQVLEVPARRTHAFSTQSLPRKTFPYHCGCQPHQLTVRRHNRVLRGEAEYRCVHCGQLLRPAPSAD; the protein is encoded by the coding sequence ATGAAAACCCCTCGCCTCCCCATCGCTCTACAACAGGCCGTTATGCGGTGCCTGCGGGAAAAATTACATCTGGCTAACCAGCGTCTGGGTCGCGACTATCCGGAACCCAGGGTGCTCTGGAACCAGCGCGGCACCTCGGCCGGAACGGCCTGGCTGGAGCAGTATGAGATCCGCCTGAACCCTGTATTGCTGATGGAAAACCAGCAGGCGTTTATTGATGAAGTGGTGCCCCACGAACTGGCGCATCTGCTGGTGTGGAAACGCTTTGGCCGGGTGGCCCCTCACGGCAAAGAGTGGAAGTGGATGATGGAGCAGGTGCTGGAGGTACCGGCCCGCCGCACTCACGCTTTTTCGACGCAGTCTCTGCCGCGTAAGACCTTTCCTTATCACTGCGGCTGCCAGCCGCACCAGCTTACCGTACGCCGCCATAACCGGGTGCTGCGCGGCGAAGCCGAATACCGCTGCGTACACTGCGGCCAGCTCTTACGTCCTGCGCCCTCAGCGGACTGA